The following proteins come from a genomic window of Cherax quadricarinatus isolate ZL_2023a chromosome 39, ASM3850222v1, whole genome shotgun sequence:
- the LOC128696269 gene encoding probable serine hydrolase isoform X2: MRFPFDISVLRISVILERSGHILLRALHSRSTLSSVAMAKEITIPIISGHIAGKVWNEGGSPILGLHGWMDNAGTWDGVAPLLPKSVSLIAIDFPSHGLSSPRPRGTPFHFSNLLLTIERVVQHFGWKEVNIIGHSLGGAAAMLYAGAFPEKVKKIVMVDLIKPLSVDAADQPDKTARGILDFMEAELKIGREPPSYEYTTLLDKMVMSYRFSLTEEAAEVLLKRGSVKHADGLYSFNYDPLLKVGSIFGTSFDQQKAFANRLQCELLLIKASNGPLYESRELYDEIISIYEKKAKKFILKKVEGTHHVHLNNPEIVAPIISEFIEDKS, translated from the exons atgaggttcccctttgacatttcagttctcag AATTAGTGTTATTCTGGAGAGAAGTGGACATATATTATTAAGAGCACTACACTCCAGAAGTACGTTGTCTTCAGTAGCAATGGCAAAGGAAATAACGATTCCTATTATATCTGGCCACATAGCTG GTAAAGTGTGGAATGAGGGAGGATCACCTATTCTTGGCCTTCATGGATGGATGGACAATGCCGGGACCTGGGATGGGGTTGCTCCTTTGCTTCCCAAGAGTGTTTCCTTGATAGCCATTGATTTTCCAAGTCATGGGCTCTCATCTCCAAGGCCCCGAGGGACTCCATTTCACTTTAGTAATTTGTTGCTTACTATTGAAAGAGTAGTTCAGCACTTTGGATGGAAAGAG GTGAACATAATAGGCCACAGCTTGGGTGGTGCTGCAGCAATGTTGTATGCAGGAGCATTTCCAGAGAAAGTAAAAAAAATTGTGATGGTGGACCTCATCAAACCATTATCAGTTGATGCCGCAGATCAGCCAGATAAAACTGCTCGAGGAATTTTGGATTTCATGGAAGCAGAGCTCAAAATTGGCCGAGAGCCTCCAAGCTATGAATATACAACTTTGTTAGACAAGATGGTCATGTCTTATAGATTTTCTTTAACAGAGGAAGCTGCTGAAGTTTTACTTAAGAGAGGGTCAGTAAAACATGCTGATGGGCTGTACTCCTTCAACTATGATCCATTGTTAAAAGTAGGAAGTATCTTCGGAACATCATTTGATCAACAAAAGGCATTTGCAAATAGATTGCAGTGTGAGCTGTTGCTCATTAAGGCATCAAATGGGCCCTTGTATGAGAGTAGAGAATTATATGATGAAATTATTAGTATTTATGAAAAGAAAGCTAAAAAATTTATATTAAAGAAAGTAGAAGGTACTCACCATGTGCATTTAAACAATCCAGAAATTGTAGCTCCTATTATTAGTGAGTTTATTGAAGATAAAAGCTGA
- the LOC128696269 gene encoding probable serine hydrolase isoform X3: MLLSLRISVILERSGHILLRALHSRSTLSSVAMAKEITIPIISGHIAGKVWNEGGSPILGLHGWMDNAGTWDGVAPLLPKSVSLIAIDFPSHGLSSPRPRGTPFHFSNLLLTIERVVQHFGWKEVNIIGHSLGGAAAMLYAGAFPEKVKKIVMVDLIKPLSVDAADQPDKTARGILDFMEAELKIGREPPSYEYTTLLDKMVMSYRFSLTEEAAEVLLKRGSVKHADGLYSFNYDPLLKVGSIFGTSFDQQKAFANRLQCELLLIKASNGPLYESRELYDEIISIYEKKAKKFILKKVEGTHHVHLNNPEIVAPIISEFIEDKS, translated from the exons atgttgttgtcattaag AATTAGTGTTATTCTGGAGAGAAGTGGACATATATTATTAAGAGCACTACACTCCAGAAGTACGTTGTCTTCAGTAGCAATGGCAAAGGAAATAACGATTCCTATTATATCTGGCCACATAGCTG GTAAAGTGTGGAATGAGGGAGGATCACCTATTCTTGGCCTTCATGGATGGATGGACAATGCCGGGACCTGGGATGGGGTTGCTCCTTTGCTTCCCAAGAGTGTTTCCTTGATAGCCATTGATTTTCCAAGTCATGGGCTCTCATCTCCAAGGCCCCGAGGGACTCCATTTCACTTTAGTAATTTGTTGCTTACTATTGAAAGAGTAGTTCAGCACTTTGGATGGAAAGAG GTGAACATAATAGGCCACAGCTTGGGTGGTGCTGCAGCAATGTTGTATGCAGGAGCATTTCCAGAGAAAGTAAAAAAAATTGTGATGGTGGACCTCATCAAACCATTATCAGTTGATGCCGCAGATCAGCCAGATAAAACTGCTCGAGGAATTTTGGATTTCATGGAAGCAGAGCTCAAAATTGGCCGAGAGCCTCCAAGCTATGAATATACAACTTTGTTAGACAAGATGGTCATGTCTTATAGATTTTCTTTAACAGAGGAAGCTGCTGAAGTTTTACTTAAGAGAGGGTCAGTAAAACATGCTGATGGGCTGTACTCCTTCAACTATGATCCATTGTTAAAAGTAGGAAGTATCTTCGGAACATCATTTGATCAACAAAAGGCATTTGCAAATAGATTGCAGTGTGAGCTGTTGCTCATTAAGGCATCAAATGGGCCCTTGTATGAGAGTAGAGAATTATATGATGAAATTATTAGTATTTATGAAAAGAAAGCTAAAAAATTTATATTAAAGAAAGTAGAAGGTACTCACCATGTGCATTTAAACAATCCAGAAATTGTAGCTCCTATTATTAGTGAGTTTATTGAAGATAAAAGCTGA
- the LOC128696269 gene encoding probable serine hydrolase isoform X1 has translation MVMWHSVGTLPSSGHHSTHLMQRISVILERSGHILLRALHSRSTLSSVAMAKEITIPIISGHIAGKVWNEGGSPILGLHGWMDNAGTWDGVAPLLPKSVSLIAIDFPSHGLSSPRPRGTPFHFSNLLLTIERVVQHFGWKEVNIIGHSLGGAAAMLYAGAFPEKVKKIVMVDLIKPLSVDAADQPDKTARGILDFMEAELKIGREPPSYEYTTLLDKMVMSYRFSLTEEAAEVLLKRGSVKHADGLYSFNYDPLLKVGSIFGTSFDQQKAFANRLQCELLLIKASNGPLYESRELYDEIISIYEKKAKKFILKKVEGTHHVHLNNPEIVAPIISEFIEDKS, from the exons ATGGTTATGTGGCACTCGGTTGGCACTCTCCCGTCATCAGGACACCACTCAACCCACTTGATGCAGAG AATTAGTGTTATTCTGGAGAGAAGTGGACATATATTATTAAGAGCACTACACTCCAGAAGTACGTTGTCTTCAGTAGCAATGGCAAAGGAAATAACGATTCCTATTATATCTGGCCACATAGCTG GTAAAGTGTGGAATGAGGGAGGATCACCTATTCTTGGCCTTCATGGATGGATGGACAATGCCGGGACCTGGGATGGGGTTGCTCCTTTGCTTCCCAAGAGTGTTTCCTTGATAGCCATTGATTTTCCAAGTCATGGGCTCTCATCTCCAAGGCCCCGAGGGACTCCATTTCACTTTAGTAATTTGTTGCTTACTATTGAAAGAGTAGTTCAGCACTTTGGATGGAAAGAG GTGAACATAATAGGCCACAGCTTGGGTGGTGCTGCAGCAATGTTGTATGCAGGAGCATTTCCAGAGAAAGTAAAAAAAATTGTGATGGTGGACCTCATCAAACCATTATCAGTTGATGCCGCAGATCAGCCAGATAAAACTGCTCGAGGAATTTTGGATTTCATGGAAGCAGAGCTCAAAATTGGCCGAGAGCCTCCAAGCTATGAATATACAACTTTGTTAGACAAGATGGTCATGTCTTATAGATTTTCTTTAACAGAGGAAGCTGCTGAAGTTTTACTTAAGAGAGGGTCAGTAAAACATGCTGATGGGCTGTACTCCTTCAACTATGATCCATTGTTAAAAGTAGGAAGTATCTTCGGAACATCATTTGATCAACAAAAGGCATTTGCAAATAGATTGCAGTGTGAGCTGTTGCTCATTAAGGCATCAAATGGGCCCTTGTATGAGAGTAGAGAATTATATGATGAAATTATTAGTATTTATGAAAAGAAAGCTAAAAAATTTATATTAAAGAAAGTAGAAGGTACTCACCATGTGCATTTAAACAATCCAGAAATTGTAGCTCCTATTATTAGTGAGTTTATTGAAGATAAAAGCTGA
- the LOC128696269 gene encoding probable serine hydrolase isoform X4 translates to MAKEITIPIISGHIAGKVWNEGGSPILGLHGWMDNAGTWDGVAPLLPKSVSLIAIDFPSHGLSSPRPRGTPFHFSNLLLTIERVVQHFGWKEVNIIGHSLGGAAAMLYAGAFPEKVKKIVMVDLIKPLSVDAADQPDKTARGILDFMEAELKIGREPPSYEYTTLLDKMVMSYRFSLTEEAAEVLLKRGSVKHADGLYSFNYDPLLKVGSIFGTSFDQQKAFANRLQCELLLIKASNGPLYESRELYDEIISIYEKKAKKFILKKVEGTHHVHLNNPEIVAPIISEFIEDKS, encoded by the exons ATGGCAAAGGAAATAACGATTCCTATTATATCTGGCCACATAGCTG GTAAAGTGTGGAATGAGGGAGGATCACCTATTCTTGGCCTTCATGGATGGATGGACAATGCCGGGACCTGGGATGGGGTTGCTCCTTTGCTTCCCAAGAGTGTTTCCTTGATAGCCATTGATTTTCCAAGTCATGGGCTCTCATCTCCAAGGCCCCGAGGGACTCCATTTCACTTTAGTAATTTGTTGCTTACTATTGAAAGAGTAGTTCAGCACTTTGGATGGAAAGAG GTGAACATAATAGGCCACAGCTTGGGTGGTGCTGCAGCAATGTTGTATGCAGGAGCATTTCCAGAGAAAGTAAAAAAAATTGTGATGGTGGACCTCATCAAACCATTATCAGTTGATGCCGCAGATCAGCCAGATAAAACTGCTCGAGGAATTTTGGATTTCATGGAAGCAGAGCTCAAAATTGGCCGAGAGCCTCCAAGCTATGAATATACAACTTTGTTAGACAAGATGGTCATGTCTTATAGATTTTCTTTAACAGAGGAAGCTGCTGAAGTTTTACTTAAGAGAGGGTCAGTAAAACATGCTGATGGGCTGTACTCCTTCAACTATGATCCATTGTTAAAAGTAGGAAGTATCTTCGGAACATCATTTGATCAACAAAAGGCATTTGCAAATAGATTGCAGTGTGAGCTGTTGCTCATTAAGGCATCAAATGGGCCCTTGTATGAGAGTAGAGAATTATATGATGAAATTATTAGTATTTATGAAAAGAAAGCTAAAAAATTTATATTAAAGAAAGTAGAAGGTACTCACCATGTGCATTTAAACAATCCAGAAATTGTAGCTCCTATTATTAGTGAGTTTATTGAAGATAAAAGCTGA